A stretch of DNA from Lotus japonicus ecotype B-129 chromosome 4, LjGifu_v1.2:
ataaaatacatAATATGTTTGGTATCGTTAGCTGAAATAAATACCAACAAAAACAATTGGTAGATAATTTATTAAGCATTGATAGTTCGATTCCGGTATGTATGAATAATGATTTGTTATGAGAGACAAACTCACATAATGTCTCAAAAGCATcaagggattagtctcatgagTGTTTGCTAGCTCACACAAAAAGTTTTgagtgaaataaattgaaattattgATCAAAACAAATCGTAGTCAGTCTCttttgtgcttaattaagcttgtaatttctttccatttgtCATAAAAAAAgcttgtaattaaattatattgaaactttttttttgaatggtaaattattttgaaactgctttcaaaaataaaacatattctCTAGAACTTGAGCTTCATCAAACATTTTCATTTACatcatattatattattttatactCCTAAGCATAATAAGTTAATTACTAAATTCACGCTCCGTAAAGAGTATTCaagtttcttcttttttttgaaagaaatcaAAAGAGTGCAAAAAAAGGATAAAATTATTTGTTGTACGTTAAGCTTAATATACTACAACAAAAGCGTTGATAGCATAAGTGACTTTACCCATGTTAAATGGTCTGAATATACTGTTATATCAGTTCTGACCGACGCTAAAGTTCCaactaaaaaggaaaaatgaatttttatcaTCTCAATTGAAGTAATGAGTTCCCCACATTTTTTATCATCGGCTCTAGGGATGGCAATTTAACCCGAACCCGTGGGTACCCGCCCGAACCCGACCCGATTTGACTGATAAAACCCGAGTTGACTGGGtatgggttcgggttcgggtaaAACCCGATTTAAAAAAtagggttcgggttcgggtctGGGATGTTCACTACCCATacccgaaccctacccgaacACATGTATTTACTAAATTACCCTCTGTATATATAATAGTATTAGTAGAGCTAGCCAGGTAGGGTTATTCTTCATTCCCTCTCACTCTTTCAACCCTGAATTAGAAGTTCATTGACGGCACCCCTCTTCATCGCtctctcttcatcctcttcTCTCACCTTATCCCCTATCATTCTCTCATTATCAACCTGGGCGGCGACAGTTGCAGCACTTGATCTTGGTCCTCTTCCGCTGAATCCCCCAATAGTTGAGGGTTTCGAAGAAGGGGCGAATCTTGTCTTCTTTCTCGAAAGTGAACTTGGTGGAATCGACGGCGGAGAAGGAAACAGAGTCTTTGTTGCCGGCTTCGAAGTAGAAGTCCGGTGGGAAGGCGTAGGCGGGGTTGAGATTCAGGTCGGTGCCGCATTCCGTGCAGCTGTAGTCATCCTTCACCGTGTTCCTCACCCTTCTCTGCTGAGTCGCTTCCTGTTTCGTCGCCAACGTCCTCGGCTTCTGACTCGCTTGGAAATTCAGGTAACAATTGTAACGTGATTAAGGTTAGAGGGTTCCACAATTGTAATCACTGCTCAATTTTAACGTTGTTTACTGTGATTTTTCAgtatgattgtgttttcttattCCTGACACTGCATTCTAGGTTCTGATTTGCgttttgaactttttttttagtgaaacccagaaattaaaatcaaaactCTGCATCTGATTGTACACCTAACGATTTATAGATGAATCAAGCCAAGATCTGAATTTTGTGGGTCATGTCTATTCATTTTGTCAAGTCATTTTGATTCTGAAATATAAGCTGAAGGGAGAAGTGATTTTATAATGCTTAATCAAAGTAACACTTTGTGATATTTTTCGTCCATGTCAACCGATGACAGAAATTatgcaaacttccaaagttATAAACTAATTTCAAAGATTATGACTTTTGTTCTCTTAAGTTTGATGTATGCTTTAATTTGAAAGGTTATGACTCTTGTTGAATGGTGAATTCACTGATTGAGAAAAAAGATAGAAAACTCTTCTGTTGCTAACACTTAcaaattttatcttaatagcAATATGCAAATATTTCAACAATTGCATAAAACAGGTGTTTTTTGTACATTCGAGTCGGGTTTGGGCAAGAATAAATAAACATTGTGGGTTTCGGGTTCGGGTAGGGTTTACCCGAAACCCGATAGGGTCGGAAATGGGCATTCATTTTCTTCACCCGACATTttcgggtagggttcgggttcgggttttccTTTTCGGGTTCGGGTATGGGAGATGCAAAACCCGCACCCGACCctacccgttgccatccctaaTCGGCTCATATGATGCTATGTTCTTATTAGCTATAGCGGCAGTCATGCCGACACTACTCATTAAGCCAATGGATCTAGGCCTCCTATAGTGTCGAAACTAGTTCACATATACCTTAATGGGTCATAGAGGGGCCATAGCTGACGTTACTTAGTGAGTAAGGAAATTCTTATGTTAACTGTTTACGTCAGTTTTGTGTCGGCTAGACTAACGTTATCTGACCAAAATTAGTTTTAATGTCGAGGCCGAGACCAAAATTTGACACTAAATTTTTTAttggtaaattctgtggtacccacaCTTTTTTGTGGGTGTGATACCCACATTAGGTGATTCAGTAGACTAATGATATGTTGTAATTgaatttataattattaatgttATAATTCTAGTCTCAATAGTACTCTCATTCATTGGGTAACTCAATTGTTCCCCAACGACCTTTGTTGATGTTCACCACGACCTTGCAGAGGTTGCAGTGAATCTCGACCCTAGCATTGGGTCTGAGCGATATAATTTCGATCACGAGAGAGGTTTAACACCTATCTAATCGATGCCATTTATCTTAAGGTAgattattaggaaaataaaattGGTGACTCATGTGATATATGAGTCTTTATTACTATACTAACTCATTTAGGGTATCATACCTTGATCTGAagtaaggtaccacagcaaacaccttttttatttattaattacctATGTGTCATTTGACTTTTAATTGAAAATACAAGTGTCCGCGACATGAGCTTCATTAAAAGACGTAGATAATTTCACATAAGCCTTCACCAGGCACGTGAGTATTTCCTCTAAGGTAAGATTTAGGCGATGACCAACATGATTAGAGAACTTAATGAAATAGATATAAGGAACTTGATGTAAGTTTTATCATTTTTGTAATCGTAGATATCCAAATACAACTTTGCTCTAATGAAGGACTAATCTCAAACATTACCATACTTAcaaggataaaaaaaaaacatattttgcCCTTTATTTTAATAGATATGTCGTTAACTCTTGTACTTTCGTGGCAATTGAATATATAGCTCACAAGCTTATAATTATAAAGACTAAAGAGAGTGCTGGGGATAGAAGAAATAGTCAACATAGTAATTGAACTACAAATCCTATTTTTAATAGCAACTGTGGAAACATGATAccttatttgaataaaaaacacAAGAATGACCAAAGTAGCAAACCAAACTTGACTCTTAGATGCATATATAAAGCCCCTCCATTGAGTTCTCTTTCTTCAAGTTATCTCCTCTCTTCTCAGCAATCCTCACCAACCCTTTTCCTCTCACCTCTTCACACTTTGAATACATCAATCAAAATCCTGTCTTTCACACAACAGGATTCAGCCATGTTGAGATCCTTCACTACTCGGAGGTATGAGAGACTGGGTAAAGAAACTGCTTCAAGTGCTCTTTTGCAAGAGGGGTTCAAGAGGAGCACAAGTTTGCCTTCTCGAGCATCCAGTTCTGCAAGAAAAATGGCTCATTCAACCCTTGGAAACATTAATCTACAGAGAAACCCCACAAAGAAGGCTAATAACACCAGCAAGAGTACTCATCCACTCTTCAGCTTTTTGGATTTCCgtaggaaaaagaaaacaacagcTAGGCCTGAATTTACAAGGTACCTTGAGTATCTCAAGGAAGGAGGCATGTGGGATTTGAATTCCAGTAAGCCTGTGATCTATTACAAATGAGAACTTTCTTTTGGTATTTCCTGTAAAAATTTAGTCTTGGATTCTCTTGTCAAGTTACTTTGAGAAGATGGAGAGTATAATACATTTTTTATTGGTTATGAATCATTTATTTGAATCAATTGGAAATATACAAGTTCATTATTTAGTCTGCTTTCTTTAGGTTCTGCTGAAAGGGTATatgtaatcatcaaattatTTTTGGTAAcaacatttttgttttttaattctaTTTTGTATACACTAACACTATACAATGTGTTTGGTATCATTAAGTGAAATTAGTGATAAAAACAAATCATATACATCTGTTTATATATCTTTTACATAAAAGTTTGGGTGGATTTGACTGTGGTAACCACAACGGGTTATAACATGCCTCGTTATTTGTTATAGACAAAAATTATGCAGAAAAAATTGCAACTCCACGCAAGTAGTTAGTCACAAATTTCAGCAATGAGAAAAAGACAACATCAGCAATATCATTGAAATTAGGAAGAGGTTCATATCAGGACAGTAAGAAGAAGATTCAGAGTGACATAAGGAGAAGAATAAGAATAGAAAGAGGGAGAAAGACAGCACAAGGTAGTAGTAGAACAATTATCagatatttttttcctttctct
This window harbors:
- the LOC130712369 gene encoding uncharacterized protein LOC130712369, giving the protein MLRSFTTRRYERLGKETASSALLQEGFKRSTSLPSRASSSARKMAHSTLGNINLQRNPTKKANNTSKSTHPLFSFLDFRRKKKTTARPEFTRYLEYLKEGGMWDLNSSKPVIYYK